A window of Juglans regia cultivar Chandler chromosome 7, Walnut 2.0, whole genome shotgun sequence contains these coding sequences:
- the LOC118348973 gene encoding uncharacterized protein LOC118348973 isoform X2: protein MEIESAKCECCGLKEDCTQDYITEVKAKFDGKWLCGLCSEAVRDEVSRGKKPFGMEEAVKAHMSFCGKFKSNPAVRVADGMRQMLRRRSGDSSSSPSSGKKYSRSGSTSQVSDASSFSLY from the coding sequence ATGGAGATTGAATCAGCCAAGTGCGAGTGCTGTGGCCTCAAAGAAGATTGTACCCAAGACTACATAACCGAAGTCAAGGCCAAATTTGATGGCAAATGGCTTTGTGGGTTGTGCTCAGAAGCTGTAAGAGATGAAGTTAGCAGAGGAAAAAAGCCATTCGGAATGGAAGAAGCTGTGAAGGCTCACATGTCATTTTGTGGTAAATTCAAATCAAACCCGGCGGTTCGAGTTGCAGATGGGATGAGGCAGATGCTTAGGAGAAGGTCAGGggattcatcttcttctccatcttccGGTAAGAAGTATTCAAGGTCAGGAAGTACATCACAAGTGAGCGATGCATCGTCTTTCTCATTGTACTAA
- the LOC118348973 gene encoding uncharacterized protein LOC118348973 isoform X1, which yields MEIESAKCECCGLKEDCTQDYITEVKAKFDGKWLCGLCSEAVRDEVSRGKKPFGMEEAVKAHMSFCGKFKSNPAVRVADGMRQMLRRRSGDSSSSPSSGDHIISNGGCISVSLVLELYWYVLFSPFFSNLPTYNHTGMGKK from the exons ATGGAGATTGAATCAGCCAAGTGCGAGTGCTGTGGCCTCAAAGAAGATTGTACCCAAGACTACATAACCGAAGTCAAGGCCAAATTTGATGGCAAATGGCTTTGTGGGTTGTGCTCAGAAGCTGTAAGAGATGAAGTTAGCAGAGGAAAAAAGCCATTCGGAATGGAAGAAGCTGTGAAGGCTCACATGTCATTTTGTGGTAAATTCAAATCAAACCCGGCGGTTCGAGTTGCAGATGGGATGAGGCAGATGCTTAGGAGAAGGTCAGGggattcatcttcttctccatcttccG GGGATCATATCATTTCAAATGGAGGCTGCATCTCGGTTTCCCTAGTTCTTGAATTATATTGGTATGttcttttctctccctttttttcgAATCTCCCAACTTATAATCATACTGgcatgggaaaaaaataa